The genomic segment GCATTCCTAACAGCGTGATCCGGTTAAGCGCTTTGACCATTGCCATAGCCTCACCTACCTGCGCGTCATAGTCATGCAGACTCAGATGACCACCCAGAAGTGTTTTAAACCGGAACATGGCCGTTTCAGCCAGTGAACGCCGGTGATAACCTACTTTCTTTTTCCAGGTATCGTTATTGCCGCTCAGATGCTGATTTGCCACCGCATGGTTACGCTCATGGTATCGAGCTGGCCAATATTGCGCACCACTTCGCGGTGGGATAAGCGGCTTTATTTTTTTCCTCAGCAGAGCATCATGACAGTAACGCGTATCGTAAGCACTGTCAGCCGACGCTTCCCTGATTTTCCGGTGGGTTTGGTTAATCAGCCCGGGCAGCGCCTGCGCATCTGTCGTACCACTTAGCGATAAATCGGCACAGATAATTTCATGTGTCGCGCTATCTACTGCCAGATGAAGCTTGCGCCATACTCTGCGCCTCTCAGCCCCATGCTGCCTGACTTTCCATTCGCCTTCGCCGAAGATTTTCAGGCCGGTGCCATCGATGACCAGGTGTGAGATTTCGCCGCGGGTTGGCGTTTTTATGCTGATGTCGACGGTTTTTGCTCGTCGGCTGACCAGAGAGTAATCTGGGCAGCGCAGCGACAGCCCCATCAGTTTAAAAATCGCGTCAACGAAACCCTGTAACGCCCGGAGCGAAAGGTTAAACACGCGCTTTATCATCAGAACCGTGGTAATGGCCATATCGGTGTAGTGAAGCGGCCGGCCACGATGTTCAGGTGGTGTACTCTCAGTCCATGCAGCAATGGCAGACTCATCAAGCCATACTGTCAGGTCCCCCCGCTGCCTGAGCGCATTGTTGTATGCGGGCCAATTGGTGATTTTAAACTTTTGCTTTGCCATGGGGACCTGATGTTGAAACGAATGTAGTGATCAGAGCCGCCAGTCACCTAAAAGTTCGATTTATTCAACAAAGCCGGTAGCTGTCTTCGCCCAGTGCGCGCATATCATAGGCGGCGTAATTGCTCAAATCCCAGCGGTTTTGCTGGGCGAAAATCAAGATGGCGCGGCGGATTTGCTCATTGGGCATATCCGCATAGCCGCAATTATTCTTGAGATAGACGAACACCGCCGTCAGGTCGGCCATATCTTCCGCTTCGTTTTCCGTCAGCGCCTGCGCGGCACTGGATATCCCCAGCAGGCCCAGCAATAACATCACCAATAAGGTGTTTTTCATAGTGAAACTCAATTCAATCATTATACTTTGACGTTATCATATTTCAAGATAGACGCCTTCAATTATTTAAATCGCAGGGCGGTCATTCCTCATTATGGAACATGAAAAGGAACTTGCACCACAGCGGCCACTCTCTTCCCGGTTCTGCTCACGCCGACACCTACCCTTCGGCACGCTAACAAGGTTCCATTAGGGCAATGGCAGGGGGTGTCGCGCCTCGGTTGCAGTTTAAGCCAGGCGTTCGAGCCTATCACAGGCCCAGCGCCATTGGCGATTGACGGCGCGCAGCCTAACCTCATCGGAAACCAGCTCCGCCAGCGCGAGCAGCGTTTGCGCCTGCGTGGCGTCCAGCGCGCGGGGTTGATAATCAATAACGCATAATGACCCCAACGCAAAGCCATCGGGATCGACTATCGGCGCGCCCGCATAGAAGCGAAAGTTAGGCGGGTTCGCCACCGCCGGGTTGTCAGCAAAAAGCGTCTCGCGCGACAGGTCGTTGACGGCGAACACGTCTTTTTGCAAGACGGTGTGATTGCAAAAAGCCCAACTGCGCGGCGTTTGCGTCAGTTTCAGCCCCTGTCGTGACTTAAACCACTGGCGTGTGGGGGTCAGTAGCGTCATCAGCGCGACAGGCATGTGCAAATTCTGGCTGGCAAGCCAGGTTAACCGGTCAAAAGCTGCCTCGGGGGCGGTGTCCACCAAACCGGAGCGGTCCAACGCTTCCAGCCGTTGGCTTTCATTAGCGGCCAGGGGGAAGGACACCGGCAATTCCATGCGTTCAATCGGGGGCGTGATATCGCTTAAGGCATCGCGAATGGCCAGAGGGAGCTGCTCGGCGGAGGTTACCTGGACCGCGATGGCGGGGCGCGATTGGCGTCCGTTGCTGTGGCGTCGGCGTCGTTCACGGCCATTAGCCGCGTCAGTCCCAGAGCGGGATGGGCCGCCAGATGAGACAGCAGAGAAAGTCGCTCCGCGCGCGCGTCCGCCAGATCGACCACCACCACCGCCGGCAGCCGGTGGCCGATGGCGAAAGCGGTCGCGTAAACGTCGTCAACGGCGCCTTCGCCGACCGTGGACAGCAGCCCTTCAAGCAGCGGGCGGCGCGCCGGCGAGGCGAGCAGGATGACCCGTGCCGATGAAAGCTTCGGTGCCCGATCGTTCTTCTTCGCCATAAAGGCCAGGACATCGGCGCGGTGGACGCGGCGATGGCCCCCGGGGGTTTTCCACGAGGCCAAGGCCCCGCCTTCGATGAACAGTTGGGCGGTACGTACCGAAATACCGAGCAACTGCGCGGCCTGGGTCGTGGTCAGGATATCGTTAGCCATAATTTCTACTGCCGGAAATGGGTTCTTCTCTGAAGCTTGATGCATTTTTTCTCAATGATCAATTTTTATGTAAATTAACTCAAATTTGATATATTTGACAAATTTGATAGCCGATCTTATAGTCTCTTCGCGCGGCCTGTGCCGCGACGTTGCAGTTCTCTGGCAGCGGGCGCCGGAGTTGTCGTCTCTTCATTTCAAGGTTGGTCCGCCTTCACGCTGCCTCACGGTCCCTAAAGAAGACTTGCAGACGGAGTGACCTGATAAGTGATTTTTTCGCTGAAAAATCCTATGCGGCCATGACGACGGACGTCGGCGGCAACGAGGTGCATGGACGATTCGATTTTATCGTGTGCGGCGCAGGACCTTCCGGTTCG from the Candidatus Sodalis pierantonius str. SOPE genome contains:
- a CDS encoding IS5-like element ISSoEn1 family transposase, producing MAKQKFKITNWPAYNNALRQRGDLTVWLDESAIAAWTESTPPEHRGRPLHYTDMAITTVLMIKRVFNLSLRALQGFVDAIFKLMGLSLRCPDYSLVSRRAKTVDISIKTPTRGEISHLVIDGTGLKIFGEGEWKVRQHGAERRRVWRKLHLAVDSATHEIICADLSLSGTTDAQALPGLINQTHRKIREASADSAYDTRYCHDALLRKKIKPLIPPRSGAQYWPARYHERNHAVANQHLSGNNDTWKKKVGYHRRSLAETAMFRFKTLLGGHLSLHDYDAQVGEAMAMVKALNRITLLGMPNSVRIM
- a CDS encoding GAF domain-containing protein; translation: MELPVSFPLAANESQRLEALDRSGLVDTAPEAAFDRLTWLASQNLHMPVALMTLLTPTRQWFKSRQGLKLTQTPRSWAFCNHTVLQKDVFAVNDLSRETLFADNPAVANPPNFRFYAGAPIVDPDGFALGSLCVIDYQPRALDATQAQTLLALAELVSDEVRLRAVNRQWRWACDRLERLA
- a CDS encoding helix-turn-helix domain-containing protein → MHQASEKNPFPAVEIMANDILTTTQAAQLLGISVRTAQLFIEGGALASWKTPGGHRRVHRADVLAFMAKKNDRAPKLSSARVILLASPARRPLLEGLLSTVGEGAVDDVYATAFAIGHRLPAVVVVDLADARAERLSLLSHLAAHPALGLTRLMAVNDADATATDANRAPPSRSR